TGAGCAGCCGACGTCGCTGACCGACCAGCATGAGCAGGCCGCGGCGTGAGTGGTGGTCTTTCTTGTGGGTGCGGAGGTGATCGGTGAGGTGGTTGATCCGGTCGGTGAGGAGTGCGATCTGCACTTCAGGGGAGCCGGAGTCGCCCTCGTGGAGCTTGTACTTCTCGATGATCTCCGCTTTCTTTTCCTTGAGCTGGGGCATGGGTCACATGGTCTCCTTTCGATGTCAACCGCATCCCGCGCGTCCTCGACCCACAAGGTGCGCCCGAGAAGGGTACAGGCCATTTTATCTTCAGGCCCAGAGACTGTCAACAACCGCGGGGCGTCTCAGCGCCGCAGCCTTGGCAGGCGGGGGGGTTCGCCAGGGAAGCGCCGCGATCCCTCTTTCTACCGCGGCCACGGCGAGTTCACATCTCGGCAACATCTCGGCCACATCCCGGAAACATCTGTAACATCGTGTTAACATCTGGCTGGTTGATCGACCCGCCCCCGGCAACAATAATGACCGTAGTAGAAGAGAATGCCGCGCCGCAGACGTCGCCGAGACGCGCGCTGCGAGACCAGCGGCAGTCCAAGGAGTACAAGTCGATGGCCCATGACGAGCTCGGTTCGATCAAGGCGATAGGCAGCACCTCGAGCACCAGCGCCTCCAGCAAGGCCGGCGGCGCAGCCGCGGCGGGCGCGGCGGCCGGTCTGGGCGCCAGCCAGGCGTCGCCGGGCATCAACACCGTTGATCACTCGCACATCTCGAGCGAGGCGCTCGAAGATCTCAACGCCGTCAGCCATTCGGGTGGCGCGGGGGCGTCGTCGGTGAACCCCTTCGCCTCGAGCCAGGGCCCTGCCGCGGGGCTCTCCAACGGAGGCGTGCTCACCAGCGGTAGCGGCTTCAGCGGAGGTCACCCGCCCGGCATGTCGGTCGGCGGGGTGCACACCACAGAGTCGAATCGCCCGCTGTAACGCGCGGAGCGCATCGCAGGTCAGAGACGGGGAGGCACGACGTGTCTCCCCGTTCCCGTTCTCGCACGTCCCTCGTCTCAGCCCCGCCTGTGGACGTTTTCCGGACATCTTGTGGACCCAACTTTATCTTCGGGGGCAGGCATTCCCGGTGCGGCGGCAAACCGTACTGCATTCCAACCGGGAGGCCCCATCTGTGAGCTCAACCGCGCTGCTCTCCAAGATCACCCAGGCGCCGCTCCTCTTCTTCGATACCGAGACAACCGGCCTGTACCCCGAGCGCGGAGATCGCATCTGTGAGATCGCCCTGGTTCGCACCGTGAACGGCCAGGTCGAGCGCACGTACGACACGCTCGTCTACCCGGAGCGTGAGATCCCCGCTGACGCCTCCCGCGTCTCTGGCATCACCGACGCCATGGTGTGGGGCAAGCCGCGCTTCGCCGACATCGCGCCCACCATTCTCGAGATGGCCGCGGGAGCGGTTCTCGTGGCCCACAACGCTCCGTTCGATCTCTCCTTTCTGCTGGTGCAGTTCCAGGAGGCCGGGATCGCCATGCCGACCAATCTGGTCCTCGATACCCTTCCCCTGGCCCGCAAGTGCTACAAGCTGGGCGACTACAGCCTGGGCGGGCTTGCCCAGGCTCTGCGCATCCAGAAGGAGACCGCGCACCGCGCGCTGGGCGACACGCTCATGACCGTGCGCGTCTTCCAGGCCATGCTGCCCATGCTCGCCCAGAAGAAGCTGCAGACCGTGGGGCACGTGCTTCAGTTCCAGGGCGGTTCGGCGAGGCCCACGCCTCGGGCCACCCAGCAGGTCGCCAACGCCTGACCCCGGGCGAGCGTCTCGCGCTCCCCGAGCGTCAGATCGACATGCAGACGCGCTGCACCTCGTCATAGGTGACTGCGCCGTTGGCCACCTTGCGCAGGCCATCTTGCAGCAGGGTGCGGAACCCGTGTGCCCGCGCGGCCTCTCTGATCTCTTCGTCGCGCGCGCGGCTCGAGATGAGCTCGCGCACCTCGCCGCCCACCTCGAGGATCTCGTAGAGGCCCAGGCGTCCGCGGTACCCGGTGCCGTGGCACGTCGTGCACCCACGGCCGTGAAAGACCTCGGTGACCGCGAGACCTTCCTCGGCCAGCAGCGGCGCCAGCCCGTGCGGTACGGGCATGGCTTCGCGGCACTGGCTGCAGATGCGCCGGCAGAGGCGCTGGGCCACGCCGCCCAGCAGAACAGACCCGATCAGGTAGGGCTCCACCCCCATGTCGCGCAGGCGCGCGACGATTCCTACCGAGTCGTTGGTGTGGATGGTCGACAGCAGCATGTGCCCGGTCAGTGCGGCCTGCACGGAGATGGCCGCGGTCTCCGCATCGCGGATCTCGCCCACGAGGATGACGTCCGGGTCTTGACGGAGGAACTCCCGCAGGGCCTTGGCAAACGTGACCCGCTTCTCTTCCTCACGGGGCGCGTTATTCACCTGTACCTGGGTCACGCGCGGCATCTGGTACTCGATGGGGTCTTCGATGGTGAGCAGCTTGCGGTCAGGGCGCTGGATCTCGGCCAGGCTGGCGTACAGCGTGGTGCTCTTTCCGGAGCCCGTGGGGCCGCTCACCAGAACCATGCCGTACGGCTGCGAAAGAACGGTGCGGAACCGCCCCTCGTCGGTCTCGTTGAAGCCCAGATCGCGCAGGGTGAGGTTGAACGAGCCTTTCTTGAGGAGGCGCATCACCACGCTCTCGCCCTTGGGAACGGGCACGATGCTCACGCGGAGATCGAGCTCCTGTCCCGCCACCGCCACCGAGATGCGCCCGCCCTGGGTGATGCGATCCTGGGCGATGTCGAGATTGGCCAGAATCTTCACGCGCTTGACGATGGCGGCGGCTTCCTTCGACTCGAACGTGTTGATCTCGTTCAGCACGCCGTCGATGCGATACCGAACCACCATCTCGAGCTCGAAGGTCTCGAGGTGGATGTCGCTCGCTCCCGCGGAGATGGCTTCCTTGATGATGCGGTCGACCGCGCTGATGATGGGGCTGGTGATGTCTTCAACGCCAAAGGTGACCTCTGCCGCGGTCTTCACATCGAGCGTCTCGGCCTCGAGCTTCTTGCGCTCGAGCCACTCGAGCCACGACAGCTGCGAAGCAAAGGCCGGCAGGCGGAAGGCCCATTCCTGGGCCAGCTCGCACATGAGCGGATCTGCGCGCACGAGCGTCGGGCGGAGCTGCCCTTGCGACGCATACGAGATGTGATCGTAGACGTGCACCGACGTGGG
This sequence is a window from Pseudomonadota bacterium. Protein-coding genes within it:
- a CDS encoding 30S ribosomal protein S15, yielding MPQLKEKKAEIIEKYKLHEGDSGSPEVQIALLTDRINHLTDHLRTHKKDHHSRRGLLMLVGQRRRLLNYLTATDIKRYRSIIERLGLRR
- a CDS encoding 3'-5' exonuclease; translation: MPRGSPTEACSPAVAASAEVTRPACRSAGCTPQSRIARCNARSASQVRDGEARRVSPFPFSHVPRLSPACGRFPDILWTQLYLRGQAFPVRRQTVLHSNREAPSVSSTALLSKITQAPLLFFDTETTGLYPERGDRICEIALVRTVNGQVERTYDTLVYPEREIPADASRVSGITDAMVWGKPRFADIAPTILEMAAGAVLVAHNAPFDLSFLLVQFQEAGIAMPTNLVLDTLPLARKCYKLGDYSLGGLAQALRIQKETAHRALGDTLMTVRVFQAMLPMLAQKKLQTVGHVLQFQGGSARPTPRATQQVANA
- a CDS encoding type II/IV secretion system protein; this translates as KSAASWLRGLFGRGRDLDVNAAPTDRASAEELERFPLVDLSQLELDREVAQALAESVCRSIEGICIGRISANEITVAVKDPTSVHVYDHISYASQGQLRPTLVRADPLMCELAQEWAFRLPAFASQLSWLEWLERKKLEAETLDVKTAAEVTFGVEDITSPIISAVDRIIKEAISAGASDIHLETFELEMVVRYRIDGVLNEINTFESKEAAAIVKRVKILANLDIAQDRITQGGRISVAVAGQELDLRVSIVPVPKGESVVMRLLKKGSFNLTLRDLGFNETDEGRFRTVLSQPYGMVLVSGPTGSGKSTTLYASLAEIQRPDRKLLTIEDPIEYQMPRVTQVQVNNAPREEEKRVTFAKALREFLRQDPDVILVGEIRDAETAAISVQAALTGHMLLSTIHTNDSVGIVARLRDMGVEPYLIGSVLLGGVAQRLCRRICSQCREAMPVPHGLAPLLAEEGLAVTEVFHGRGCTTCHGTGYRGRLGLYEILEVGGEVRELISSRARDEEIREAARAHGFRTLLQDGLRKVANGAVTYDEVQRVCMSI